In Rhodamnia argentea isolate NSW1041297 chromosome 11, ASM2092103v1, whole genome shotgun sequence, one genomic interval encodes:
- the LOC115739391 gene encoding protein GET1, giving the protein MPEETLERRSSVAAPLVFAVVMAFHFLSWWFDRLKKAGSASEMEIQLRREIRELLKEASSLSQPSTFAQAAKLKRLAAAKEKELTKIQESRSREMKHSYDLYLRVLFYTKVFTYFVLICWFWKAPIATISQQLVQPFGRLLSWGAGSHLGGHVMVGIIPWLILSTRVSRYVVKHFK; this is encoded by the exons ATGCCGGAAGAAACCCTAGAACGCCGGAGCTCCGTCGCCGCTCCTCTCGTCTTCGCCGTCGTCATGGCTTTCCACTTCCTCTCGTGGTGGTTCGACCGCCTGAAGAAG GCAGGATCGGCGAGTGAGATGGAGATCCAGCTGCGCAGGGAGATTAGGGAgctcttgaaagaggcgagCTCGTTGTCGCA ACCATCAACGTTTGCACAAGCTGCAAAGCTTAAAAGATTGGCAGCTGCTAAGGAGAAGGAATTGACAAAAA TTCAAGAATCACGCAGCAGAGAGATGAAGCACTCCTATGATTTGTATTTGAGAGTGCTGTTTTATACAAAG GTGTTTACGTATTTTGTGCTGATTTGCTGGTTTTGGAAAGCTCCTATTGCTACGATATCTCAGCAGCTAGTTCAACCATTTG GAAGACTATTATCATGGGGAGCTGGAAGCCATTTAGGTGGCCATGTTATG GTTGGGATCATACCCTGGTTGATACTATCTACAAGGGTGAGCAGATACGTTGTTAAACACTTCAAATGA